A stretch of the Pan troglodytes isolate AG18354 chromosome 20, NHGRI_mPanTro3-v2.0_pri, whole genome shotgun sequence genome encodes the following:
- the ZNF181 gene encoding zinc finger protein 181 isoform X2, translated as MPQVTFNDVAIDFSHEEWGWLNSAQRDLYKDVMVQNYENLVSVGLSITKPYVITLLEDGKEPWMMEKKLSKDWESRWENKELSTKKDIYDEDSPQTVIIEKVVKQSYEFSNSKKNLEYIEKLEGKHGSQVDHFRPAILTSRESPTADSVYKYNIFRSTFHSKSTLSEPQKISAEGNSHKYDILKKNLPKKSVIKHEKVNGGKKLLNSNKSGAAFSQGKSLTLPQTCNREKIYTCSECGKAFGKQSILNRHWRIHTGEKPYECRECGKTFSHGSSLTRHLISHSGEKPYKCIECGKAFSHVSSLTNHQSTHTGEKPYECMNCGKSFSRVSHLIEHLRIHTQEKLYECRICGKAFIHRSSLIHHQKIHTGEKPYECRECGKAFCCSSHLTRHQRIHTMEKQYECNKCLKVFSSLSFLVQHQSIHTEEKPFECQKCRKSFNQLESLNMHLRNHIRLKPYECSICGKAFSHRSSLLQHHRIHTGEKPYECIKCGKTFSCSSNLTVHQRIHTGEKPYKCSECGKAFSKGSNLTAHQRVHNGEKPNSVVSVEKPLDYMNHYTCEKSYRRETV; from the exons ATGCCTCAG GTGACATTTAATGATGTGGCTATAGACTTCTCTCATGAAGAGTGGGGATGGCTCAATTCTGCTCAGAGGGACTTATACAAGGATGTGATGGTCCAGAATTATGAGAACCTGGTCTCTGTAG GTCTTTCCATAACTAAGCCATATGTGATCACGTTATTGGAGGATGGAAAAGAGCCCTGGATGATGGAGAAAAAACTGTCAAAAG ATTGGGAATCAAGATGGGAAAACAAGGAATTATCAACAAAGAAGGATATTTATGATGAAGATTCACCCCAAACAGTAATAATAGAAAAAGTTGTAAAACAAAGTTATGAATTTTCAAATTCTAAGAAGAATTTGGAATATATAGAGAAGTTAGAAGGGAAGCATGGAAGTCAGGTAGACCACTTCAGACCAGCAATTCTCACCTCTAGAGAAAGCCCCACTGCAGACAGTGTTTACAAATACAATATATTTAGAAGCACCTTTCATTCAAAGTCTACTCTTTCTGAACCACAAAAAATTTCTGCTGAAGGGAATTCACACAAATATGATATATTAAAGAAGAACTTACCAAAAAAGTCAGTTATAAAACATGAGAAAGTCAATGGTGGAAAGAAACTTTTGAATTCTAATAAAAGTGGGGCAGCCTTCAGCCAGGGCAAATCTCTTACCCTTCCCCAGACTTGTAATAGAGAGAAAATCTATACatgcagtgaatgtgggaaagcctttggCAAACAGTCAATCCTCAATCGCCACTGGAGAATTCATACAGGAGAGAAGCCCTATGAATGTCGTGAATGTGGGAAGACTTTTAGCCATGGCTCATCCCTTACACGACATCTGATAAGCCAtagtggagagaaaccttacaaatgtattgaatgtgggaaggcctttaGCCATGTCTCATCACTTACTAACCATCAGAgcactcacactggagagaaaccatatgaATGTATGAACTGTGGAAAGTCTTTTAGTCGTGTGTCCCATCTTATTGAACATCTAAGAATTCATACTCAAGAAAAACTCTATGAGTGTCGTATATGTGGAAAGGCCTTCATTCATAGGTCATCTCTCATTCACCATCAGAAAATCCATACTGGAGAGAAGCCTTATGAATGTAGagaatgtgggaaagctttcTGCTGTAGCTCACACCTTACTCGACATCAAAGAATTCACACTATGGAGAAACAATATGAATGCAACAAATGTCTGAAAGTCTTTAGTAGCCTCTCATTTCTTGTTCAGCATCAGAGTATTCATACTGAAGAAAAACCCTTTGAATGTCAGAAATGCAGGAAATCCTTCAACCAGCTTGAATCACTGAATATGCATTTGAGAAATCACATTAGATTGAAACCCTACGAATGCAGTatatgtgggaaagcctttagtcATAGGTCATCCCTGCTTCAACATcacagaattcatactggagagaaaccttacgaATGTATTAAATGTGGGAAGACCTTCAGCTGTAGTTCAAACCTTACCgtacatcagagaattcacactggagaaaagccATATAAATGTAGTGAGTGTGGGAAAGCTTTTAGCAAAGGCTCAAATCTTACTGCCCATCAAAGAGTACATAATGGAGAGAAACCCAATAGTGTGGTAAGTGTGGAAAAGCCTTTAGACTATATGAATCACTATACATGTGAGAAATCTTACAGAAGAGAAACTGTATGA
- the ZNF181 gene encoding zinc finger protein 181 isoform X1, which translates to MPQVTFNDVAIDFSHEEWGWLNSAQRDLYKDVMVQNYENLVSVAGLSITKPYVITLLEDGKEPWMMEKKLSKDWESRWENKELSTKKDIYDEDSPQTVIIEKVVKQSYEFSNSKKNLEYIEKLEGKHGSQVDHFRPAILTSRESPTADSVYKYNIFRSTFHSKSTLSEPQKISAEGNSHKYDILKKNLPKKSVIKHEKVNGGKKLLNSNKSGAAFSQGKSLTLPQTCNREKIYTCSECGKAFGKQSILNRHWRIHTGEKPYECRECGKTFSHGSSLTRHLISHSGEKPYKCIECGKAFSHVSSLTNHQSTHTGEKPYECMNCGKSFSRVSHLIEHLRIHTQEKLYECRICGKAFIHRSSLIHHQKIHTGEKPYECRECGKAFCCSSHLTRHQRIHTMEKQYECNKCLKVFSSLSFLVQHQSIHTEEKPFECQKCRKSFNQLESLNMHLRNHIRLKPYECSICGKAFSHRSSLLQHHRIHTGEKPYECIKCGKTFSCSSNLTVHQRIHTGEKPYKCSECGKAFSKGSNLTAHQRVHNGEKPNSVVSVEKPLDYMNHYTCEKSYRRETV; encoded by the exons ATGCCTCAG GTGACATTTAATGATGTGGCTATAGACTTCTCTCATGAAGAGTGGGGATGGCTCAATTCTGCTCAGAGGGACTTATACAAGGATGTGATGGTCCAGAATTATGAGAACCTGGTCTCTGTAG CAGGTCTTTCCATAACTAAGCCATATGTGATCACGTTATTGGAGGATGGAAAAGAGCCCTGGATGATGGAGAAAAAACTGTCAAAAG ATTGGGAATCAAGATGGGAAAACAAGGAATTATCAACAAAGAAGGATATTTATGATGAAGATTCACCCCAAACAGTAATAATAGAAAAAGTTGTAAAACAAAGTTATGAATTTTCAAATTCTAAGAAGAATTTGGAATATATAGAGAAGTTAGAAGGGAAGCATGGAAGTCAGGTAGACCACTTCAGACCAGCAATTCTCACCTCTAGAGAAAGCCCCACTGCAGACAGTGTTTACAAATACAATATATTTAGAAGCACCTTTCATTCAAAGTCTACTCTTTCTGAACCACAAAAAATTTCTGCTGAAGGGAATTCACACAAATATGATATATTAAAGAAGAACTTACCAAAAAAGTCAGTTATAAAACATGAGAAAGTCAATGGTGGAAAGAAACTTTTGAATTCTAATAAAAGTGGGGCAGCCTTCAGCCAGGGCAAATCTCTTACCCTTCCCCAGACTTGTAATAGAGAGAAAATCTATACatgcagtgaatgtgggaaagcctttggCAAACAGTCAATCCTCAATCGCCACTGGAGAATTCATACAGGAGAGAAGCCCTATGAATGTCGTGAATGTGGGAAGACTTTTAGCCATGGCTCATCCCTTACACGACATCTGATAAGCCAtagtggagagaaaccttacaaatgtattgaatgtgggaaggcctttaGCCATGTCTCATCACTTACTAACCATCAGAgcactcacactggagagaaaccatatgaATGTATGAACTGTGGAAAGTCTTTTAGTCGTGTGTCCCATCTTATTGAACATCTAAGAATTCATACTCAAGAAAAACTCTATGAGTGTCGTATATGTGGAAAGGCCTTCATTCATAGGTCATCTCTCATTCACCATCAGAAAATCCATACTGGAGAGAAGCCTTATGAATGTAGagaatgtgggaaagctttcTGCTGTAGCTCACACCTTACTCGACATCAAAGAATTCACACTATGGAGAAACAATATGAATGCAACAAATGTCTGAAAGTCTTTAGTAGCCTCTCATTTCTTGTTCAGCATCAGAGTATTCATACTGAAGAAAAACCCTTTGAATGTCAGAAATGCAGGAAATCCTTCAACCAGCTTGAATCACTGAATATGCATTTGAGAAATCACATTAGATTGAAACCCTACGAATGCAGTatatgtgggaaagcctttagtcATAGGTCATCCCTGCTTCAACATcacagaattcatactggagagaaaccttacgaATGTATTAAATGTGGGAAGACCTTCAGCTGTAGTTCAAACCTTACCgtacatcagagaattcacactggagaaaagccATATAAATGTAGTGAGTGTGGGAAAGCTTTTAGCAAAGGCTCAAATCTTACTGCCCATCAAAGAGTACATAATGGAGAGAAACCCAATAGTGTGGTAAGTGTGGAAAAGCCTTTAGACTATATGAATCACTATACATGTGAGAAATCTTACAGAAGAGAAACTGTATGA